The Paracoccus albus region AGCATCGAAACGCTGCAACATGGGCAGTTCATTGAACAGAAGTGTGAGATTTGCGGCGAAACGGGCCATAATGGTTACAACTCCAGTGGGAAGAACTTACCTGCCGAGTTGATTCCTATGCGGCCATCGGGCCCCGGGACGGCGGCTTCGGCAAGCCGGTAAAAGCACTTTCGGGCGATCAGGGCGCGCAGCCCGTGACGAATTTCGACATATGGCCTTGGTTCTTCCGGCGTGCCAGAGATGATCAGCGGATGGTCTTCATCCAGACGCGCCGTATCACCGATATTGGTGGTGAACAACGCGCCCTCTGGCCCGATCTCAACGTCCATCGCGATGAAGGGCGCATCTTCTACCTTGATCCCGATCTTTTCGACCGGGGTCACAAGATAGTGTCGTCCATCCTCAAACTTCAGGATATTGGCGAACATACGCACCATATTTGGCCGCCCAATGGGTGAGCCTTCGTGAAACCAGGTGCCATCGGCGCGGATTTCCATATCCATTTCACCGCAGTATGGCGGATTCCACAAATGGACCGGCGCCGGTCCGCGCAGACCTTCCTTGCGCGCCGCTGCGGTTATGCCTTCGCCGCGGTTTTCTGCTTCCGCGGTCGCTTCCGCCCTATGTGGCCGTTTACCCATTTCACCCAGAAACGATACATGCTTTCTTATGTCATAGAGCAGAATGAGAGAGTTGTCATGACCGAGGATGACAAACTGGTTGACGAGGTTACCCATCTTGGTGGCCGGCTGATGGATGCCCGCGCCAGTATCGAACGCCGTTTCGTCGGGCAGCACGAAGTGGTCGAGCAGGTGCTTGCCGCCATATTGTCCGGCGGTCACGCGCTGCTGGTCGGGCAGCCCGGGCTGGGAAAGACCATGCTGGTCGATACGCTGGCGACTGTGCTGGGAATGGACGATGCGCGAATCCAGTTCACGCCAGACCTGATGCCCGCCGATATTCTCGGCTCTGAGGTGCTGGATGTCGCCTCGGACGGGCGCAGAGAGTTCCGCTTTGTCGAAGGGCCGGTTTTCACGCAGCTTCTGATGGCAGATGAGATCAACCGGGCCAGCCCGCGCACGCAATCCGCGCTGTTGCAGGCCATGCAGGAAGGGCAGGTCACGATAGGTGGCGCACATCGTCCGTTGGGCAAGCCCTTCCATGTTCTGGCCACGCAAAACCCGATCGAGCAGGAGGGGACTTATCCACTGCCCGAGGCGCAGCTTGACCGTTTTCTGCTTCAGGTGGATGTCGACTATCCGGATCGCGACACGGAACGCGCCATTTTGCTGGCCACAACCGGGATAGAGGCTGACATGCCACATGCCGTGCTTGATGCCGAAGGTCTGATTGCTGCACAGGCGCTGATCCGGCGGATGCCCGTGGGTGAGACCGTGGTGAATGCGATCCTCGATCTGGTACGCTCGCTGCGACCGGGGCCGGAAGGTGCGGACTGGGTTGCCGATACGCTTAGCTGGGGTCCGGGTCCGCGTGCGGCACAGGCGCTGATGCTTGTGACCCGTGCCCGCGCCGTGTTGAACGGCCGCTTTGCCCCAAGCCTCGAAGATGTCGATGCGATGGCGGCACCCGTGCTGCGCCACCGCATGGCGCTTAGCTTCGGTGCGCGTGCCCGCGGCGAAACCACGGACGGTGTGATCGGGCGCGTCCGCGATGCTCAGTTCCGGAAGGCGGCGTGAGCGCAGCCGCAAACAGCGATGTTGCCATGTTGCGCGAACGGGCAGAGGTTGCGGCGGCAGCGCTGCCGCCGCTTGTGCTTGCGCGGGGTCCGGTAGCCCCCATCGTGGCGCCCGGCGGGCATGGCTTGCGGCGTCCCGGCCTTGGAGAAGATTTCTGGCAGTATCGCCTTGCGCATGAAGGTGATACGGCTGCGACGATTGACTGGCGCCGGTCCGCGCGAGGGGATTCGCAGTTCGTGCGCGACCGGGAACGCCAGACCGCCCGCACCGCCGTTATCTGGGTCGGTCGTGGGGCGGGGATGGCCTATAGCGGTCAGAAGGGACAAGGGGAAACCAAGTTTGACCGCGCCCGGCTGATCGGTCTGTCGCTGGCCTTGTCCATGATCCGGGGCGGGGAACGGGTTTCTTTGCTGGGTGGCGACGTGGGCGCAGGTGCGGTGCAGGCGGAAAAGATCAGCTTTTCGTTGGGCAACGCCGGTTTGCTGCCGCATGATGGCGACGATCCCGATCCCGCCGCGCTAAGGCCCGGTCAGATTGCTGTGCTGATTGACGATTTTCTGCAACAGGGCGATGCGCTTGACGCTTTCGTGCAGCGCATGGCTGACCTTGGTACGACGGGTGTGATGCTGCAGGTTCTGCATCCGGATGAAGAGGATTTTCCCTTTGCCGGGGCGGTCAGGTTTGAAACCGTCGGCGGTCTTCGCCACGAAACCCGCGATGCGGCCGGAATACGCCGCGCTTATATGGCGCGTCTTGACGCGCGGCGCGATCATCTTGCAGCGTTGGCCGGCCGTTGTGGCTTGGTCTTCGGCACCCATGATCTGGGGCGCCCCCCTTCCGAGGCGTTGATCTGGCTTCATGGAGTCCTGGCGGCACGATGATGGTTCTGGGTCCGATAGGTTTCGGCGCGCCGCTGATGCTGCTGGCGCTTGCCGCTTTGCCGGTTCTGTGGTGGCTGCTGCGGGCCCTGCCGCCGGTGCCGCGGCGCATCCGGTTTCCCGGAACCGTGCTTCTGCGCGGGCTGGAGGACCCGGATCCCATTGCGCGGCGGACGCCGTGGTGGCTGTTGCTGCTGCGCTTGCTTGCCGTCGCCGCCGCGATCCTTGCATTTGCACAGCCCGTCTGGCGACCGCCACCGCCCGTGGCTGACGGTGACGCCTTGCTGATCGTTATGGATGCCGGGGCGACGGCGGCACCCGGATGGAACAGTTCGCGCAGTCGCGCCACACGCGCGGCAGAGGCGGCGATTGCCGATGGTCAGCCCGTTGCCGTGCTGCTGGCGGACGGCCAGAATGACGAGGCTTTGGTCTTTGGCGCGGATGGCAGCGTGCCTGCCCTGCTGCGCGCGGCTGTGCCGCAGCCCTGGGGTGGCGTTTATCCCGCTGATCCTGTGGCGATGCTGGCGAATACACCGGAAGGCACGCTTCGGACGCTGTGGCTCAGCGACGGGTTGGATCACGATGGCCGGGATGCGTGGCTGCAGGAATTGCAAGCCCGCGGGCCGGTGCAAGTCGTCCCATCGCCCGCCGCCGCATTTACCCTGCACATGACCGAAAGCGGTTCTCGCCCGCTGCTGGAGGTGGCGACCATCGGCAAGGATGCGCCTG contains the following coding sequences:
- a CDS encoding DUF1285 domain-containing protein, which gives rise to MGKRPHRAEATAEAENRGEGITAAARKEGLRGPAPVHLWNPPYCGEMDMEIRADGTWFHEGSPIGRPNMVRMFANILKFEDGRHYLVTPVEKIGIKVEDAPFIAMDVEIGPEGALFTTNIGDTARLDEDHPLIISGTPEEPRPYVEIRHGLRALIARKCFYRLAEAAVPGPDGRIGINSAGKFFPLEL
- a CDS encoding DUF58 domain-containing protein, giving the protein MSAAANSDVAMLRERAEVAAAALPPLVLARGPVAPIVAPGGHGLRRPGLGEDFWQYRLAHEGDTAATIDWRRSARGDSQFVRDRERQTARTAVIWVGRGAGMAYSGQKGQGETKFDRARLIGLSLALSMIRGGERVSLLGGDVGAGAVQAEKISFSLGNAGLLPHDGDDPDPAALRPGQIAVLIDDFLQQGDALDAFVQRMADLGTTGVMLQVLHPDEEDFPFAGAVRFETVGGLRHETRDAAGIRRAYMARLDARRDHLAALAGRCGLVFGTHDLGRPPSEALIWLHGVLAAR
- a CDS encoding AAA family ATPase; protein product: MTEDDKLVDEVTHLGGRLMDARASIERRFVGQHEVVEQVLAAILSGGHALLVGQPGLGKTMLVDTLATVLGMDDARIQFTPDLMPADILGSEVLDVASDGRREFRFVEGPVFTQLLMADEINRASPRTQSALLQAMQEGQVTIGGAHRPLGKPFHVLATQNPIEQEGTYPLPEAQLDRFLLQVDVDYPDRDTERAILLATTGIEADMPHAVLDAEGLIAAQALIRRMPVGETVVNAILDLVRSLRPGPEGADWVADTLSWGPGPRAAQALMLVTRARAVLNGRFAPSLEDVDAMAAPVLRHRMALSFGARARGETTDGVIGRVRDAQFRKAA